The following is a genomic window from Phaseolus vulgaris cultivar G19833 chromosome 6, P. vulgaris v2.0, whole genome shotgun sequence.
GacctaaaaaaaatatgatacaaTTGTGTAAAACCTACGAGATAAAAGGAAAATTAAGATAATTTTCATAATCATAAAgtgttttcttatatattttgttatctcttttttacattcttcaaagttattaatattaaaattattactttactattaataaatattttttatgcgtGGAATGtagaaaaatattatcttcAAAGAAGACAGTCGAATAATTGATTCAtaaaaatttaatgtataatttatgaaatatatattgtattctttaaatttaaatagattttaaatttaactattttttttattttaaggaaatattttatgaaatatatattgtgttattaaaatttaaatatattttcaatttaaatacttttttttgttttaaagaaatattttaggaaatatatattgtgttatttaaatttaaatatatttttagtttaaatattttgtttgttgtaaaaataacatgtaattatctttaatgattttcttagtAACAATCTTATTATATACAGTTAGTTTAAATAggtaaattaataattataattttttttatttaacatatatatatatatatgtatgtatatatggagctttttaatattttaaaactcaCATTAtcaaaaaattaagataaaaatactACTAATTATTGATATTcaaagttgaaaataaattaagagagagaaaatatCTATGTAATTAAgagataattataaaaatatataaacaataactttagtattattaattaagtttattattttattttattaattaaaaaaattattttttattaagagaTTTATCTGAATTGTTCATCCATTAagataaaatttacattttttcttttaaaatgatacaactttattataaagaagattttttcttttaaaatcatACAACTTTATTATAAAGAAGGAAGAATCTTACCAAAACAAAAGatagtttttgtttgaaaatacttttaaatttagtcgtaatagttataaaattttaaatattgtcaaaaatattatttttaaaagacaaacattttcaaaatatgACTAACTCATTAATAGGTTGACCACGAAATGGCTCCAACTCGACTACAGTCTGATCTTAGAACGATTGAGGTCGACCATGAAATATCACCACATAACAGTTCCAGCTTTGTTGTAGTGTGGCCTTAGAAGGATTGAGGTCGACCATAAAATATCATCCTGAAACAACTTCAGCTCGGCTGGAGTCCAACCTTAAAAGAATTGAGGTTTACCATAAGTCATAAAAAGACTTAAGTTTGACCTTAAGTTTGACTGAGCTTGGCTAGAGTCCAACCTTGAAAGAAATTGAGGTTGATCATAAGTCACAAAAAGGCTTAAGCTCGATTGGAGTTTGGCCTTACAGAGGTCGACCACAATATCATCATGAAACAACTTTGGCTTAGCTGGAGTTCGATCTTACAGGGATTGAGGACTAAAGTTGACCATAATATCGCCACAAAACAACTCAAACCCAATTGAAGTTTAGCCTTAGAGGGATTGAGGTTGACCATAAAATTCTAAGGATCAATGGGAGGATCGTGTACGACCTTGTCCGATCATTTGACAAGAAGGTTATTCCACTATTTATAAATGACTTCTAATCATTAGAAAATTAAAAGGGCACATACATCTTTCTTGCAATGGTTTGCTAAAGCTCAACACAGATAACCCAAGCTACAAATTACattaatagaattaaaatgCATATGCTAACATAAGTTAAGTTCGTAGACATACACTTATCTCGATTAAAGACTAATCACAACCAAATTGACAAAGGCatttttcactacaagaaaatcaataaatagaaacttattttattaggaaccaaaataattagttactatttgactaaattagagaccattttataaactaaaaaaattattattatctaaagtagttactattattaataaaaatttataaaaatagtttctaaattggtatctaatcattaactaccaaagttttagctacttactacttaatattctaatttagaatctaaaatattagtagctaaaacctaagtagttaatttagataccaatttagaaatcattttatgagtttttattaataataaaaatcactttagatacaaataattttttagtctctaaaataatatttaatttagtaaatatagtgactaattattttttatctctaaatttaattgcaatttaatgattttcttgtagtatttgTTCTAAGTAACCGCTTAAATAATGCATCAATCTCGCCTAACCATGTGGAAAAATACTTGAGAAGACATGATGGTCGAAGGGTTTCCCACTCTGAAATGACTCAACATTCGAAAGTATTGATGAAAATTTCCAAAACTAACACTAGTTAATTCTTTTAGCCTAACCCAACTTAAGGCTAGGGGGTTGTGTACCATCAAAGATAGGTCAAACATCCAAAAGTTAAACAATACCTCTTTTTAAAAGCCTTTTAACTTAGTCTAACTCAAGGCTGGGTGTTTTGTAGTGTTAGTTAGTTTGACttctattaaaagaaaatataagttATTTAATGGGTTAGTTTATAGAGTTTGCTAATTCGAggaattcaataaaattatccAGAATCTTAAGAAAAATCACAAGAATACTTACTTGTGATATTTgaaatcatttgaaaaaaaatacaaactttaagattaaataatattagttaataTCCAAATGATAACAAAACAATTgactaaaatttataaaataaacatcTAATAAAAAACActcaattttgaataaaatttataaaataaacatcTAATAAAAAACACTCAATTTTGAATGTTCTTTCAGACCACATACTTAgaatcaattaagaaaaatacaaactttaaggattagataatattaattaagattttGAGAATAATacaacaaataaaacttataaaatacaTCAACAAAGACACTTAATTTTAAATGGTTTAGTTCGAGAACACTTAAGCTTGAAAAAGAAAGATTCCTAGAACCAAATGTCTAAACACTTCATGAAGaaagatatttatttaaataaaaatgttaaattaatGAGTTAGCATACTTACCTATTAGGTTGTTAGGTTGAAAAAATAGGGGTGAACTCGTCAACTATTTTTAGCATATTGAGCTCGTGAACCTCCCATTTCAAACTCATTTTGTGGaagttgaatattttttaaaaaattataattttcttatgtttaatgcttatataaattaaatattttgaagaatttcaaaaaatataattgaaatatcattaataaataGTGTTTTTTGGCCTTAGAATAGTGAAAAAGTGATTTTAGATCCTCTTTTAACTCTACATACGGAGTGGTTTTCCTCTTTCACCATTcccaattattttatttgtcacAATTTTTTGGAACgatttttaatcataaaacataataatagtGATTTACTCTGTGTAAAGGTTTAAGATTCTAAGAGCATCTTCATTATAGAGtcataaaattaagaatatattCTATAAGACCTCTATCATATATATAGTATACTGACACATAGCATCaaaaaataagattttgatttataaaaataaaaaaaaaaattactttttttcttgtaaatatatatttctgCCAATAACAAAAATGAGTTTTATGAGTTATAAGACCATTgcattgaaataaaaattacaaaagtaTCTTTAAAATGATATAACGTAATAAAATCacacaaattaaattaagataTGATAAAATAACTCCTGCAGTGAAGATGCTCTAACCACCATCAATTACATCCACCAAAACAAATTtcatttaaaagtaaaaacaacATCAAAAATAAGAATTCATAACAATTAAACACCAACTAAATAAGATTGGTTGAAGagcttttcaaaattttaaagaacAAAGGTAAACACCATGAATATGAATCAACAATTATGAACTTGAAAGTGCTGAATCAATCTAGCAAGTTGCGAAAACGAAATCAATTTGGATTAtataaaaatgaagaacaagagagggaaaaaagattttttttttttcatcttcttccatGATGTTAATGAAAGATTTAAGGATTAGTGACAACTCtccttttgtttttttctatatacaaattatataaaaaaaaaattgaagtttaAACTTTTATCATATGTTCTTGCACtgaaaaagaataatttaaGGTAGATTTAGAGAGGTTTTGAGGAAGTCAAACTTTGATCCAGCAATTTTTTTCTAAAGATGATTGTTGAGTTTGTTGGTAAAACATCAAGTTGAGATTTACCTCTTATGCTTAAGTTAGCAAGAGTTAAGGAAGTTTTTACAAGTGTTTAGTGAGTAAATAAAAGAGATTGAGTGTGTTCAGTGGCCAATAGGGCATTGTAAGAGGCGTTGGTTTCAACTAGAATATATTGAACTGCTAATGTCCGATATGTCTTACTTGTATCAAATGTCGTACGCATGTCAACATAACCCTTGTTGTGTACTCATTTGTTGGCAAACCCAAATGAAAGGTTCGAGTATAACTTGATAAGTGAAGTAGGAATATCAAACTTCTAGAATGTCGAACAATATAGTACATCAACAGCAGAGCTTCCTGGTGGTCTATAAGAATGGAAAAGTGGTTCTAAAGATGAACAAACAATGCCCTTTTTCTTGTCTTCCAGATTATATATAAAACTTTTCTCGTCAACTTTGGTGTCATTCATGTGCAAGCCAAACCAATTGCACTCCCATTATGTGTTTTTATGTTTCCATTTCTAATCAAAATATTCCAAAGGACATGGATCCATCAGTGGAACCTTCCATGTACCAGTCACAACACTTTTCTTGGACTAAACAAAGAGCCAATGGACAACTTAACCCAGCATCCCTAGGAATAAAATTCTTTTAGGGCTACTTCCAATAGGGTTAGGCTAAGGGAACAAAAGGCCAATCATCCTGGTATAATCTATAACATTGCAATGATAGGTGTTGAAGTGGTGCTGGTCAAAAGTAGAATTTGTTTTACTTTCAGAACAACTATCTTTTACCACATCTGTTAAACTCTAGTATGTAGTatgttatgtatatatatatatatatatatatatatatatgtatgaagATATAGAATATGGTGGTAGAAAGTGAAAACATTTGCTGGCTATGATTAAAACCATGATTAACACAAAAAGCTTTTATAAAGAGAGTATCGGTGTTAAAAAGATGCTCACTCACAATGCAATTTTTACTAAGCAACCAATAAAAAGGGATCATAGCTTTCTGCATTAAaaagaatacaaaaaaaaacGATTCTATAAGATAAAATATGAGGATTTGGCATTCAAAATACCACTCCGAAGTCTCATCTCACTGTCTGCAGAAACAGTTTTATTTATAGACCCACctaactgataaaaaaaagcatTATCTTTTTGGAAAACAACTATATTGCTCTACACTGTTAAAACtatataattataacataattaatagttaatattaGCTTCTTATTTTTTTGTGTAATTTTATATTCATGTTGAAGGAGTTATTTATTCTACAGTTTCCCCACGTAATTGCTCAAGTAAAAATACTAGTTTTATTATAAAAGCATGTACCTTTTGTTCTTCCTACCTATACAATATACAAGGGACTGGTAAGGCCCTTCACGTCAGTCCCTTCAGGTGAATTTTGTAGTTTTTCTGCCTGAGATAAGTATGACTTTTGTTTATTCCATCTAAATCTAATACAAAATGTGAGTTTTAACtaaactatatttttatttatgtaatattttattcattagtttcatctaaatttattttattttttaaattcttggttcttgaaattcatTCAAATTCCAATTGATGTTTTCAGCTATGTTCCGAAATTCAGTTTGGTGTTGTTGGTAAATTTGATGTTGTTTgtaaatttgtttcttaattaCAATGAATTTGTGTTAAACTTAATCTAATTTTGATGTGAATTTCAATTAGTGAGCATATGTTAtaattcaatttcaatattcatttcaatttgaaatttaGTGTTGTctgtaaatttaatttttttattacaataaattaGATGTATTACCTTCATTTAAATTGGATTTGAATTCAttgaaaattattcaaatttaatttgttattaatttagataaataGATTTAAATTCACTTTTAAATACATTCATTCGTACAAATATTCAAAATGTCCTAtcctgaatatttttttatttatttcacaaTTTGTGTGGGTCTAACCCACACTAtcatttgattttatttcacaCCTTGTGTAAGCCTAACCCACactaacattttaaattatatcctCATGGTGTCGGCCAAACTCATTCATGACTTTAATTTAGTGTCCAAAAAGCGTAAGCTAAACCTACGCTAGcttaaaataatagttttaacTTTGTGGCGGCCAAAATGATGAAGTGAGACTACTTGTGTTCACATTGCGTAGGTTAAAAAAGTGTTCATATTGAGTAGGTTTAGCCAACTCAAATTGGGTCAACTGGGACCCACACAAAAAGTTAGCATCCAAAGTATTAGCTTCCATTTTCTGGGAGACACTTAGCCTACACTAACAATGATTTTGCATAAGTTTTTGGCTATTTGTGTCTGCCTGAAGTCTACACTATTTACcttatttcttgtagtgatagttCTTATAAGTTCCACTTAATACCATTCCTATGGTATATTCATTcgaataatttattatatttttttaaatcaaattcatattttttaagtttaacaTGTCAGattcattaatatataatacaaaaaccttgattaaacaaaaaaaaatatatagaagttAAAACCTCGTTTTTCCTTAAATATTGGATTTAAgagattaaattttattttaaaccaattttaataatcaaaataacaTTTTGATATCAAGCACCTTCTTTGGATTAACGTTAAAATTTACCTCTGAATTTTCCGAAGCCCCTACAATGGATACACTGAACACGATCTCAACAGCACTGAACTTGGTCGATTCCAAGAAAGAGAATCTGAAGAAAGCCTTCGATGATCTCCAATCCCTTCTCTCTCCTCTTCCTCTCGCATGGCCAGACCTCGATTCTCACTTCACCTCGCTCCACCACTCTCTCTCCCAACGCCTCCACCTCCTCCAGTCCCAAACCCTAACCCCAACCCCAATTCCCGACCCACCTGCCCAAACCCCTAATGAAGCGATTCTTTCATCAAACCCTAACGACCCATCATCGAATCATGCCGAATCTTCACCTGGGGTGTCGCTCCAAAACGACTCCGTCCCTGGCTCGGTTACGCCTAGAAAAGAAATGATCGTTCTTTGCGAGAAAATGGACGGTGTGGGGTTGAGGAATTACGTCAATGACCATTTTTTGGACAGGGCCAGAGTTCAGGGGGAGCTTTCCGGTGCGTTTCAACATGCGCCGGACGCGGGTGTGATGGTTCTGGAAGCGTTGGAGGGGTTTCATGGAGATGGTAGTGGATTGAAGGAATGGGAATTGAGGAAAATGAGGAAGAGTTGTGTTGTGTTGGTGAAGCAATTCAGGGTTGCTGCTCTAAGTGTGAGTGCTGAGGCTAGGGTGAGAGCTGTGAAGTTGGCCCAGGCATGGAAAGAGAAGTTTGTGGGTGATGATAACAATGCGTTTGGTGCTTTGGGGCTTTTGCATTTGATTGCTGCATTTGGTTTGGTTTCTGAATTCAGCTTGGATGAGCTTGTTGACTTTTCGGTCGTGGCCCCCACCAATGAGGAGTTCCCAGAGCTCTGCCGGGCGGTCGGGTTGACAGAGAAAGTTCCTGGTAAGGATGTTGGCTTTTGTATGAGTTGATGGTGTTTGACATTTAATTGCTTGGAGCACGATGTCATTGATGTGTTGTTGTTGGAGTTTGGTGTTTTAAAATAGTTGTGCGTGAGAATATATTTTGAAAGAGATTATTCTTGGACAATAGTTTTGCACACATATATCAGATTGGGTCATTAGAACAGTTGTGTGTCTATCAATGATAGATAGAAAGAAATGAATGTTAGATAGAGTTATGCACTTGCTTTGTATGTGCAAGTAATCTTGACTTGAAAGGGGATCTTGTTTAAcctttgttttctgttttgaagATTCTGCAAAAGAAATGGTGAAAACAGGTAAAAATGTGTAATCAGAAAATATGGTGAAAAATATGTGATTATTAGTTAAAAACTTAGAGTGTATGGGGATGAACATGGAAAAATAGGACACTGTAGGTTTTATTTTTACCACTGAGATTTATTTTCAATGGGAATAGCTCTAGCTTCCTTCTCCAAATGGTCATGGTATCCTTGACCAAGGAAGCACATCCCCACTGATGCAGACCAAGATAAGTAAATTTTTAAGTTGAGTTTTACAATTGTAATGGTAGGAGTACCACAAAAAGGAAGAACACGACCTGCAAAAGCCATTTCAAATGCACAAAACATGGTGTTAAGGGAGAAACTGCGAACCAAAATGTGTCCAACAACTTCAAGTAGATCCACTGAGGGTTTATAGTGTTAACAAGGTTTGGTGATTCCATTACTCTCTCCCTGATAATGAAAAATGATGtataaaagaatgaaaaaagagtaagaatgcaaaattaagtataattttttgtttccgACATGAGTCAGTTTTTTTTCCCATTTGAAGCAAGGTTATCAAACTCACAATTTAAATCATGAGATTGCAGGAGTTTACGACCTTACTGTCCCTTTTCAAGTTAACTCGGTAGTAGAATTGTTTTATTGTAAACTCAGTGGGCTCATGGTGAACTCAGCCAAACTCGTGAGTTGGCAAGTTaggctgtgggttgtttttttaaatgaaacaaCTCCTCTCTTTGTTGTTTGGCTTGCGGAAATCGGAAAAGGGAGAAGACCTGCAATAAGGGTTTTCCATTATCGCAATTCACAGCTTCCCTTctcttcattattcttctcttCATATCTCCTTTTCCGTTCATGATGCTGATCACCACATCCCCTTCATTTCTCGTCATCTGTGAATTGGCTTTGATCCTTTACCTCACTGTGATTTCCCTTTGTTCCTTCTCTACTGCGGTTCGGTTTTCTTCCTTCCTTACTGCAATTTCTTCTTCCTCACTATGATTACTCTTCCACTGTTGGTCTTCTTTGCAATTTATCCACAATTGCTAACTG
Proteins encoded in this region:
- the LOC137831311 gene encoding truncated FRIGIDA-like protein 1, which translates into the protein MDTLNTISTALNLVDSKKENLKKAFDDLQSLLSPLPLAWPDLDSHFTSLHHSLSQRLHLLQSQTLTPTPIPDPPAQTPNEAILSSNPNDPSSNHAESSPGVSLQNDSVPGSVTPRKEMIVLCEKMDGVGLRNYVNDHFLDRARVQGELSGAFQHAPDAGVMVLEALEGFHGDGSGLKEWELRKMRKSCVVLVKQFRVAALSVSAEARVRAVKLAQAWKEKFVGDDNNAFGALGLLHLIAAFGLVSEFSLDELVDFSVVAPTNEEFPELCRAVGLTEKVPDIVQKLIDKDKHIPAVKYILEFNLADKIPPVPVLKAGVDEAKKLAKKLSDEGHSSSESTAREIHTLKLVIKIIENYKLESEHLCTSLEQRIEQLKRQKTNNKRATPAPPAKPHHKQQQQQQKRNMQKQQHTGSTHPRAFAPVVPAAVLKNVNSAMHHYQQPRVHPSGLFPEHPNPYTSSPAMPIGMMASTGKFLPYAGPSAGPYGHDGIPMGSRGNPNLSGSHLSSSEPHVPTGGYYDRTSTFGGIGLQHYYQASYYPQ